A region from the Streptosporangium sp. NBC_01756 genome encodes:
- a CDS encoding MFS transporter → MTKDETVSGESPWRARAAVLTLGTFAVGTDGFVIVGLLPQIQKTLHVSTAAAGQLVSVFAIAYALLGPVFAALTGRWSKRRVLVTGIALLAAGNAVTASVHVYGLVLASRVLAGSGAALFVASAVATAAHLAGEQRRGKAIAMVTAGATLSLVLGAPMGTLIGGAWGWQMAIWFVAAVAVGVAVVIAVLLPPIRLDQGATLRQRIAPLTDQRVLRVLVVTLLTFIGIFLPFTYMSAVFAPAIGGEQARLALLLLVFGVAATAGNLTAGSLTDRYGSRRVVIGAAVGVAAVCVVMLAVQQVFILVAIAQALSGVVSYSVMGPQQHRIIAYAAPESASLVTSLNTSAGYLGNFLASSIGAAILTITGSAAPLLLIAAAFAAFAAFLAWWLSRSTGERGGAAVDEIGEPTTTPPEQAPSTR, encoded by the coding sequence ATGACCAAGGATGAAACAGTTTCGGGAGAGTCTCCATGGCGTGCCCGGGCTGCGGTTCTGACCCTGGGAACGTTCGCGGTCGGAACTGACGGATTCGTCATCGTGGGTCTCCTTCCCCAGATCCAGAAAACGCTCCACGTCAGTACTGCTGCAGCCGGTCAGCTGGTGAGTGTGTTCGCCATTGCCTACGCGCTCTTGGGGCCCGTCTTCGCCGCACTCACGGGCAGGTGGTCCAAGCGCCGGGTCCTCGTGACTGGGATCGCGCTGCTCGCGGCGGGAAACGCCGTGACGGCGTCGGTTCACGTTTACGGGCTGGTCCTCGCGTCCCGTGTCCTGGCCGGGTCCGGCGCGGCGCTGTTCGTCGCGAGCGCTGTGGCTACGGCCGCACACCTCGCCGGCGAACAGCGGCGGGGGAAGGCCATCGCCATGGTGACCGCTGGAGCGACGCTCTCGCTGGTGCTGGGTGCTCCGATGGGTACGCTCATCGGCGGCGCATGGGGCTGGCAGATGGCCATTTGGTTCGTCGCCGCAGTCGCCGTAGGCGTTGCGGTCGTCATCGCCGTGCTGCTGCCGCCGATCAGACTCGATCAAGGCGCGACACTGCGGCAGCGCATCGCGCCGTTGACCGACCAGCGGGTCCTGCGGGTCCTGGTCGTCACACTGCTGACGTTCATTGGCATTTTTCTTCCCTTCACGTACATGAGCGCGGTCTTCGCACCGGCGATCGGCGGCGAGCAAGCCAGACTCGCACTCCTACTACTGGTGTTCGGAGTCGCGGCCACGGCGGGCAACCTGACGGCTGGCTCGTTGACCGATCGGTACGGCTCACGGCGCGTCGTCATCGGCGCCGCCGTGGGCGTCGCCGCGGTGTGCGTGGTCATGCTTGCGGTTCAGCAAGTCTTCATCCTCGTGGCGATCGCCCAAGCGCTCAGCGGTGTCGTGTCGTACTCAGTCATGGGACCTCAGCAGCATCGGATCATCGCCTACGCGGCTCCTGAGAGCGCGTCGCTCGTGACCTCGCTGAACACGTCTGCCGGCTACCTCGGCAACTTCTTGGCCAGCAGCATCGGAGCGGCCATCCTCACCATCACCGGTTCCGCGGCCCCCCTCCTGCTCATCGCTGCGGCCTTCGCCGCGTTCGCGGCGTTCCTCGCCTGGTGGCTGTCACGATCCACCGGAGAACGCGGTGGGGCAGCTGTCG